The Desulfotignum phosphitoxidans DSM 13687 DNA window CTTGGAGACACTTGACCATTGCAGCTTCCGGTGGCTGTATCTCCCGATAGTAGCTGGATAACAGGTCATGAATCAGGCGACCCCTTTTCCTTTCCAGAAAATGACCCGAAAGGCGGCGCCAGGCACAGCTGTCTGGAAAAATTTCTAAAAAATAATCCCTCCAGCGATTGACAGTGGATCTCCAAACTCCGCAAATCCCCTTTAGACGTTCCAAGGTTGCATCCGGATTTTTTCCCTGACGAATGGCGGTGAGCAACAAAATCACAGGAGCCCAATACACCCGGCGGTCCCAAAACCTGACCGATGGAGGCATGACGCGCCGGCGGCATCCTTCGCGCCCGCAGCAAAGGCTGTAACGAAGCTCAAAGAGTGTTTCAAGATCTGGAGGGCCGCCACGCGGTTTACGCCAGTAGTTGGCATAGTGCAACGGTCCCCCACAATAGGGCAGCGGCGTTCTTTGGTTTGCCTCGCCAGATCCAAGTCAATTTGATGAAGAAGAGAAAATAATGATTGTTGAGTAAGCACATATAGTGATATCATGGTCCCGCCATTGGTTAATGTGGCAGGAGCCCTCTATCAACGCATCAGCCAAGAAACGTGAGGGGGCTCCTTTCTTTTTCCCTCACTTTTCTGGACCATTTTTGCAATATTTTCCATCATTTTTTGAGTCTGCACTCAGATACTGTTGGTTTGAAACGGTACGGAAAGGTCTGCCAATCGGGGATATGCGATCAGCCAAACATTGTGACTGTATCGATAATTTCCCCTTTCAAGGAGAATCCAGTGGTTACCCGGTTGAAGTTCAGTTTTTCCGGGACTGCCCGCTCCCCGGCCTTGGCTTTCACTATATCAGCCTCCTTACTTTAAGATATTTCGAATGATAACTTCGAAATATCTTAAAGTAAGGGCGCAAATATCGGTGAATTACATGGTGTCGTCCTGGGGATTCCCGTTCCGGGCCGCGGTATTGGCCAGTTCATCACAGCGTTCGTTCAAAGGATTGCCGCTGTGACCCCGGACCCAGACAAACCGCACATTCAGGGATTGAACCAGGGGCAGCAGCTGTTTCCACAGGTCCGGGTTCAGGGCCGGCTGGCCGTTGGACCGTTTCCAGCCTCTTTTTTCCCATCCTGCGGCCCATCCTTTGGTCAGGGCATCCACCACATACCGGGAGTCCGAGTGCACCACCACGGGGGAGACCGTTCCCTGAAGCGCTTGAAGGGCTTTGATCACGGCGGTCATCTCCATGCGGTTGTTGGTGGTGTGCCCGTAGCTGCCGGACAGTTCCTTTGCCGGGGTGTCCGGATGTTTCTGGATCACCACCCCGTATCCGCCGGGTCCGGGATTGCCGATGGCGCTGCCGTCCGTGTACACCACAATGGTGCCCTCAGGCCAGTCATTGTCAGTACCTGAGGGGCCGTTGTTCCGGGATTTTTGACTGGACGCGGTTTTTTTTCTGCCGGTTCCCAGGACCGGGTCCGCCAGAAAGGCCTCAGCTTGTTCCCGGGTTTTAAAGCTTTTGTAAACAGCCCCGGGAAATCCTTCCACCTGGGCTTTGGCCTCAGGCCAGGTAGTAAAAATGCCGGTGGTGCGACCGGTGGCGACAGCATAATATTTCATGCGGCGCACTATAGCGGCTTTGTTTCACCCTGTAAAGTCCCGGCAGGCATGAAAAAAATCATCGCCATGGGCTGGCAGTGCCGCTGTTTTTATGGTATTGCCGAAATAATAAAGACAATACCCGGCACCGATGCCGGCAGACACAGCAAGGAGCAGGGAAATGATTCATTCAGGCGCCATTCAGTCGCAGCGGCCTTATATGCGGATATTGAGCGATGACCAGATATTCGAGATCCGCCGGGCCGCCTTTGATATCATGTACAGTGTGGGGTTCCGGGTGCTCCATGACGGGGCCCGGCAGATGCTCAAAAAAGCCGGGGCCGTGGTGGCGGGTGACCATGTCCGGGTGCCGGAGTTCATTGTCAAGCAGTGCCTGACCACGGCACCCAACGGGTTTGTCCTGTATGACCGGCACGGAAACCGGGCTTTGGAAGTGGAGGGGCGGAAAAGCTATTACGGCACTTCCACTGGCAGCCCGCGAACCAAGGATGCCCGGACCGGTGAGATCCATCCCACCACGGTGGCGGATATCAGCATCGGGGCAAAGGTGGCGGATGCGTGTGAAAACATTGACTGGGTCATGCCCATGGGATCGTGCCAGGACGTACCTGCCATTGCTGCGGACCTGTACGAGTTTGAGG harbors:
- the rnhA gene encoding ribonuclease HI: MKYYAVATGRTTGIFTTWPEAKAQVEGFPGAVYKSFKTREQAEAFLADPVLGTGRKKTASSQKSRNNGPSGTDNDWPEGTIVVYTDGSAIGNPGPGGYGVVIQKHPDTPAKELSGSYGHTTNNRMEMTAVIKALQALQGTVSPVVVHSDSRYVVDALTKGWAAGWEKRGWKRSNGQPALNPDLWKQLLPLVQSLNVRFVWVRGHSGNPLNERCDELANTAARNGNPQDDTM